The Diorhabda sublineata isolate icDioSubl1.1 chromosome 6, icDioSubl1.1, whole genome shotgun sequence genome includes a window with the following:
- the LOC130445719 gene encoding perlucin-like isoform X1 produces MFIHVFFFLFISNLFYVTLEESGTEFLSPVLNTNKRTLNWFSFAGKTYYVDTVFKANFYKSLQFCRQQGMHLLSINSQQENDRIGKFIQDNDGASVFPSPSLHPAHSLRKRVIAARTSSSLACEGGDNRLGYGHYWTSATNLVGDNEWVWLSTGQNMRYANWYPGEPSGKNSQNGSENCVEARHWAHPSGFTWNDIDCLTERYFICESIEDCSSNGPHPRKK; encoded by the exons atgtttattcatgtctttttcttcttatttatctCCAATCTCTTCTACGTTACTTTGGAAGAAAGTGGCACTGAATTTCTATCTCCGGTTTTGAATACTAATAAAAGAACCCTTAATTGGTTTTCATTTGCAGGAAAAACGTATTATGTGGATACTGTATTTAAG gcAAACTTTTACAAATCTCTGCAATTCTGTAGACAACAAGGAATGCATCTTCTCAGTATAAATAGTCAACAAGAAAACGATAGAATTGGGAAGTTCATCCAAGATAATG ACGGAGCTTCTGTATTCCCAAGTCCAAGTCTCCATCCGGCCCATTCATTGAGGAAACGCGTGATCGCTGCTCGGACTTCATCGTCTTTAGCTTGTGAAGGAGGTGATAACC GCTTAGGCTATGGCCACTACTGGACATCAGCAACGAATCTCGTTGGCGATAATGAGTGGGTTTGGTTGTCTACGGGTCAAAATATGAGATACGCCAATTGGTATCCTGGTGAACCCAGTGGAAAAAATTCTCAGAACGGTTCTGAGAATTGCGTTGAAGCTCGCCATTGGGCCCATCCCAGTGGATTCACATGGAATGATATAGACTGTTTAACTGAAAGATATTTCATTTGTGAATCGATAGAGGATTGTTCTTCTAACGGTCCACACCCTCGTAAGAAATAA
- the LOC130445719 gene encoding perlucin-like isoform X2 has translation MFIHVFFFLFISNLFYVTLEESGTEFLSPVLNTNKRTLNWFSFAGKTYYVDTVFKANFYKSLQFCRQQGMHLLSINSQQENDRIGKFIQDNGLGYGHYWTSATNLVGDNEWVWLSTGQNMRYANWYPGEPSGKNSQNGSENCVEARHWAHPSGFTWNDIDCLTERYFICESIEDCSSNGPHPRKK, from the exons atgtttattcatgtctttttcttcttatttatctCCAATCTCTTCTACGTTACTTTGGAAGAAAGTGGCACTGAATTTCTATCTCCGGTTTTGAATACTAATAAAAGAACCCTTAATTGGTTTTCATTTGCAGGAAAAACGTATTATGTGGATACTGTATTTAAG gcAAACTTTTACAAATCTCTGCAATTCTGTAGACAACAAGGAATGCATCTTCTCAGTATAAATAGTCAACAAGAAAACGATAGAATTGGGAAGTTCATCCAAGATAATG GCTTAGGCTATGGCCACTACTGGACATCAGCAACGAATCTCGTTGGCGATAATGAGTGGGTTTGGTTGTCTACGGGTCAAAATATGAGATACGCCAATTGGTATCCTGGTGAACCCAGTGGAAAAAATTCTCAGAACGGTTCTGAGAATTGCGTTGAAGCTCGCCATTGGGCCCATCCCAGTGGATTCACATGGAATGATATAGACTGTTTAACTGAAAGATATTTCATTTGTGAATCGATAGAGGATTGTTCTTCTAACGGTCCACACCCTCGTAAGAAATAA
- the LOC130445509 gene encoding perlucin-like produces MSSIIRRTLYLVCAFEIITNKIIFFKLFNIDNKMIFVIFLFSVLFNTLTVILGNDSEFVSPVLTSKKNTPNWFSFAGKTYYVDTVFKANFYKSLQFCRQQGMHLLSINSQQENDRIGKFIQDSGLSYGHYWTSASNLAGDNEWVWLSTGQNMRYANWYPGEPSGKNSQNNSENCVEARHWAQPSGFTWNDIDCLSELYFICESIVDCPSSVPKRRKK; encoded by the exons ATGTCTAGCATTATTCGAAGAACATTATATCTCGTTTGTGCATTTGAAATTATaacgaacaaaataatatttttcaagttattcaaTATTGACAATAAGatgatttttgttatatttttattttctgttttatttaataCTTTAACAGTAATATTGGGAAATGACAGTGAATTTGTATCTCCTGTTTTAACATCCAAGAAAAATACACCGAATTGGTTTTCGTTTGCAGGAAAAACCTATTACGTCGACACAGTTTTTAAg GCAAATTTTTACAAGTCGCTACAATTCTGTAGACAACAAGGAATGCATCTTCTCAGTATAAATAGTCAACAAGAAAACGATAGAATTGGGAAGTTCATTCAAGATAGTG gTTTAAGTTACGGACATTACTGGACATCGGCATCAAATCTTGCGGGAGATAATGAATGGGTTTGGTTGTCGACCGGTCAAAATATGAGATACGCTAATTGGTATCCCGGTGAACCGAGCGGAAAAAATTCTCAGAATAATTCTGAAAATTGCGTCGAAGCTCGCCACTGGGCGCAACCCAGTGGGTTCACGTGGAATGATATAGATTGTTTATCCgaactatattttatttgtgaatcGATAGTAGATTGTCCTTCTAGCGTTCCAAAACGTcgtaagaaataa